A single Dechloromonas denitrificans DNA region contains:
- a CDS encoding Ni/Fe hydrogenase subunit alpha — protein sequence MSYQLETAEHPEMLRRVAIDPVSRVEGHGKVTILLDDQNKVHQVRLHIVEFRGFEKFIQGRPYWEVPVMVQRLCGICPVSHHLAASKALDIIVGAKKLTPAAEKLRRLMHYGQMLQSHALHFFHLCSPDLLFGFDSDVTRRNIVGVAAAHPEIAKRGVLLRKFGQEVIRVTAGKRVHGTGAVPGGMNKSLTIAERDELLKDIYHIVAWSRDAVHLIQKVHTQDPGLYNSFGIFRSNFMSLVGHNGDLDFYHGTLRARDDNGKLIFDGVDYQEYDRYIDEEVRSWSYMKFPYFRSLGKEHGWYKVGPLARVQNCNQISTPFAEHERKEFVDYAGGTPMHAPLAYHWTRMIEMLHAAEVIKELLHDDDLLSNDLMVEGERQMEGVGVIEAPRGTLFHHYRVDENDLITMANLIVSTTNNNQAMNEAVRHVARRYLHGHEVTEGLLNHIEVAIRAFDPCLSCATHALGKMPLAVELVDAEGLLIHSLSRA from the coding sequence ATGAGCTACCAACTGGAAACTGCCGAACATCCCGAAATGCTTCGCCGCGTGGCGATTGACCCCGTTTCGCGGGTCGAGGGCCACGGCAAGGTGACGATTCTGCTCGACGACCAGAACAAGGTGCATCAGGTGCGCCTGCATATCGTCGAGTTCCGCGGCTTTGAAAAATTCATCCAGGGCCGACCGTATTGGGAAGTGCCGGTGATGGTTCAGCGCCTGTGCGGCATTTGCCCGGTGTCGCATCATCTGGCCGCCTCCAAGGCGCTCGATATCATCGTCGGCGCCAAGAAGCTGACGCCGGCCGCCGAGAAGCTGCGTCGCCTGATGCATTACGGCCAGATGCTGCAGTCGCACGCGCTGCATTTCTTCCATCTCTGCTCGCCGGACCTGCTGTTCGGTTTCGACAGCGACGTCACCCGGCGCAATATCGTCGGCGTCGCTGCCGCCCATCCGGAAATCGCCAAGCGCGGCGTCCTGCTCCGCAAGTTCGGCCAGGAGGTGATCCGCGTCACTGCCGGCAAGCGGGTGCATGGCACCGGAGCGGTGCCGGGCGGCATGAACAAGTCGCTGACCATTGCCGAACGGGATGAACTGCTCAAGGACATCTATCACATCGTCGCCTGGTCGCGCGATGCGGTGCATCTGATCCAGAAGGTGCATACGCAGGATCCGGGTCTGTACAACAGTTTCGGCATCTTCCGCTCGAACTTCATGTCACTGGTCGGCCACAACGGCGATCTCGACTTCTACCACGGCACGCTGCGTGCCCGCGACGACAACGGCAAGCTGATTTTCGACGGTGTCGATTATCAGGAATACGACCGTTACATCGATGAAGAGGTCCGCTCGTGGAGCTACATGAAGTTCCCGTATTTCCGTTCGCTGGGCAAGGAGCACGGCTGGTACAAGGTTGGGCCGCTGGCCCGGGTGCAGAACTGCAACCAGATTTCGACGCCGTTCGCCGAGCACGAGCGCAAGGAATTCGTCGATTACGCCGGCGGTACGCCGATGCACGCGCCGCTGGCCTATCACTGGACGCGGATGATTGAGATGCTGCATGCGGCGGAAGTGATCAAGGAACTGCTGCATGACGACGATCTGCTGAGCAACGATCTGATGGTCGAAGGCGAACGACAGATGGAGGGCGTCGGCGTCATCGAGGCGCCGCGCGGCACCTTGTTTCACCACTACCGAGTCGATGAAAACGACCTGATCACGATGGCCAACCTGATCGTCTCGACGACCAATAACAATCAGGCGATGAACGAGGCTGTCCGCCATGTCGCGCGTCGCTACCTGCATGGCCACGAAGTGACGGAAGGCCTGCTCAATCACATCGAAGTCGCCATCCGCGCCTTCGATCCCTGCCTGTCCTGCGCCACGCACGCCCTGGGCAAGATGCCGCTGGCCGTCGAGCTGGTCGATGCGGAAGGGCTGTTGATTCACTCGCTGAGCCGCGCATGA
- a CDS encoding NADP oxidoreductase: MTAPKKKLKVATTSLAGCFGCHMSLLDIDERLFTLLEHIEFDRSPLTDIKEVSPDCDIGIIEGGLCNAENVHVLRDFRKNCKILIALGACAINGGLPAQRNHLPLTTILEEVYHTSPGVSNGMIPNDPELPLPLDQVHPIHEVVKIDYFIPGCPPSAEAIWKVLTDLLAGREPELGHGLMHYD, encoded by the coding sequence ATGACCGCGCCCAAGAAAAAGCTGAAAGTGGCGACGACCTCGCTGGCCGGCTGTTTCGGCTGTCACATGTCGCTCCTCGATATCGACGAACGGCTGTTCACGCTGCTCGAACACATCGAGTTCGACCGCTCGCCGCTGACCGACATCAAGGAGGTCAGTCCCGATTGCGATATCGGCATCATCGAAGGCGGCCTGTGCAATGCTGAGAACGTCCATGTGCTGCGCGACTTCCGCAAGAACTGCAAGATCCTGATCGCCCTCGGGGCCTGTGCGATCAATGGCGGCTTGCCGGCCCAGCGCAATCACCTGCCGCTGACGACCATCCTGGAAGAGGTCTATCACACCAGTCCGGGCGTATCGAACGGCATGATTCCGAATGACCCGGAGCTGCCTTTGCCGCTCGACCAGGTGCACCCGATCCATGAGGTCGTCAAGATCGATTACTTCATCCCCGGTTGCCCGCCTTCGGCCGAAGCGATCTGGAAAGTGCTGACCGATCTGCTGGCCGGCCGCGAGCCGGAACTCGGCCACGGCTTGATGCATTACGACTGA
- a CDS encoding hydrogenase maturation protease, with protein MSAPVVVFAVGNPSRGDDAIGPVLCGRLACWLEAAGLAAQFELIEDFQLQIEHVLDLQGRQLAMFIDAGIDTGAPFTFQRIVPATGIAHTTHELPPEAVLQVFRQTEEADPPPAFTLCIRGEQFELGEPLTATAENRLEQAFGLLEQLCRNPDPASWEAMVVSAQEGVRVAEMA; from the coding sequence ATGAGCGCGCCGGTCGTCGTCTTCGCCGTCGGTAACCCGAGTCGTGGCGACGACGCCATCGGGCCGGTGCTCTGCGGGCGATTGGCCTGCTGGCTCGAAGCGGCTGGCCTGGCGGCGCAGTTCGAACTGATCGAGGACTTCCAGTTGCAGATCGAACATGTCCTCGATCTGCAAGGCCGGCAACTGGCCATGTTCATCGATGCCGGGATCGACACCGGGGCGCCCTTTACCTTTCAGCGGATCGTCCCGGCCACCGGCATCGCCCACACCACGCACGAACTGCCACCGGAGGCCGTGCTCCAGGTGTTCCGCCAGACCGAAGAGGCCGACCCGCCGCCGGCCTTCACGCTGTGCATTCGCGGTGAGCAATTCGAACTGGGCGAGCCATTGACCGCTACGGCTGAAAATCGTCTCGAGCAGGCTTTCGGTTTGCTCGAACAACTCTGCCGCAACCCGGATCCGGCGTCCTGGGAGGCCATGGTGGTCAGTGCGCAGGAGGGCGTTCGCGTTGCCGAAATGGCCTGA
- a CDS encoding NAD(P)H-dependent oxidoreductase subunit E has translation MALNDRHAEAVAGIVDRVVTRYRRDPTCMVQILREVQEACDWISPEAIDRLQATLGVPRTKIEGVAGFYSFLYLQPRGKYRILFSDNITDRMHGNLTLMERLCSSLWIEPGKVSEDGLVSVDKTSCTGMCDQGPALLVNNLAITRLSEARIDEIAELVRSNTPLAEWPADYFTVEDHIRLPDILLGSQMAPGDALRAAHGRAPSDGLMSSNMRSWREGLPTGLGGPAAMLDEIKRANLRGRGGAGFTTGLKWEACRNAPLKSGQQRFVVCNADEGEPGTFKDRVLLTSYADLVFEGMTAAAYSVGARRGFLYLRGEYRYLLEPLNAVLERRRKEGLLGADILGIPGADFDIEIHLGAGAYVCGEESALIESLEGKRGTPRNRPPFPVTNGYLDQPTIVNNVETFAAAALIALKGGEWYASIGTKHSAGTKVLSVSGDCERPGLYEYPFGVSIRQVLADCGARDTQAVQVSGPSGICVGPAEFDRTIGFEDIPTAGAFTIFDNSRDMFEVARNYVHFFQHESCGFCTPCRVGTALLKNLMDKLHNGCGSPYDFAEIEKMNQLLQSTSHCGLGHTACNPVLDTIEKFRPAYEKRMTRKDFAPAFDLDQALAAARQMTGRDDPGAHIIAEEFGEGSA, from the coding sequence GTGGCACTGAACGATAGGCACGCAGAAGCAGTTGCCGGGATTGTCGACCGGGTGGTTACCCGTTACCGGCGCGATCCCACCTGTATGGTGCAGATCCTGCGCGAAGTGCAGGAAGCCTGCGACTGGATTTCCCCGGAAGCGATCGATCGCCTGCAGGCGACGCTGGGCGTCCCGCGCACCAAGATCGAGGGCGTCGCCGGGTTCTATTCCTTCCTCTATCTCCAGCCGCGCGGCAAGTACCGAATACTCTTTTCCGACAACATCACCGACCGCATGCATGGTAATCTGACGCTGATGGAGCGCCTGTGCAGCAGCTTGTGGATAGAGCCGGGCAAGGTTTCGGAAGATGGCCTGGTCAGCGTCGACAAGACATCGTGTACCGGCATGTGCGATCAGGGGCCGGCGCTGCTGGTCAATAACCTGGCGATAACCCGCTTGAGCGAAGCGCGCATCGACGAAATCGCCGAACTGGTGCGCAGCAATACCCCGCTGGCCGAATGGCCGGCCGATTATTTCACGGTCGAAGATCACATCCGCCTGCCGGATATCCTGCTCGGCTCGCAGATGGCGCCGGGCGATGCGCTGCGCGCGGCCCACGGGCGTGCGCCGAGCGACGGCCTGATGTCCTCCAACATGCGCTCCTGGCGCGAAGGATTGCCGACCGGTCTGGGTGGCCCGGCGGCGATGCTCGACGAAATCAAGCGGGCCAACCTGCGCGGTCGCGGTGGCGCCGGCTTTACCACCGGCCTGAAATGGGAGGCCTGTCGCAACGCCCCGTTGAAGTCCGGGCAACAGCGTTTTGTCGTCTGCAACGCCGATGAAGGCGAACCCGGCACTTTCAAGGACCGCGTGCTGCTGACTTCCTATGCCGATCTGGTTTTCGAAGGCATGACGGCGGCCGCCTACTCGGTCGGCGCCCGGCGGGGTTTTCTCTACTTGCGCGGCGAATACCGTTATCTGCTGGAACCGCTCAATGCCGTGCTCGAGCGCCGGCGCAAGGAGGGGCTGCTGGGGGCCGATATTCTCGGTATTCCGGGGGCCGATTTCGATATCGAGATTCACCTCGGGGCCGGCGCCTATGTTTGCGGCGAAGAATCGGCCCTGATCGAATCGCTGGAAGGCAAGCGCGGTACGCCGCGCAACCGGCCGCCGTTCCCGGTGACCAACGGTTATCTCGACCAGCCGACCATCGTCAATAACGTCGAAACCTTTGCCGCGGCGGCGCTCATCGCGCTGAAGGGGGGCGAGTGGTATGCCAGCATCGGGACCAAGCATTCGGCCGGCACCAAGGTCTTGTCGGTGTCCGGCGATTGCGAGCGGCCGGGACTCTACGAATACCCCTTCGGGGTCAGCATCCGCCAGGTTCTGGCCGACTGCGGCGCCCGGGATACGCAGGCCGTGCAGGTCAGCGGCCCGTCCGGCATCTGCGTCGGGCCGGCCGAATTCGACCGGACCATCGGCTTCGAGGATATTCCGACGGCCGGAGCCTTCACTATTTTCGACAACAGCCGCGACATGTTCGAAGTCGCCCGCAACTACGTGCACTTCTTCCAGCACGAAAGCTGCGGCTTCTGCACACCGTGTCGGGTCGGCACGGCGCTGCTCAAGAACCTGATGGACAAGCTGCACAATGGCTGCGGGTCGCCCTACGATTTCGCCGAAATCGAAAAAATGAACCAGTTGCTGCAATCGACCAGTCATTGCGGTCTCGGGCATACCGCCTGCAACCCGGTGCTCGACACCATCGAAAAATTCCGGCCGGCCTACGAAAAGCGCATGACGCGCAAGGACTTCGCGCCGGCCTTCGATCTTGACCAGGCGCTGGCGGCCGCCCGGCAGATGACCGGGCGCGACGATCCCGGGGCGCACATCATCGCTGAAGAATTTGGGGAGGGTTCGGCATGA
- a CDS encoding 2Fe-2S iron-sulfur cluster-binding protein, with protein sequence MSHTFTLDGKTISFEEGQTIMQAATKAGVFIPHLCYHPEFKPHGSCKLCTVKVNGRQTASCTMRAIAGMVVESDTPEINDERRTLTQMLFVEGNHFCPSCEKSGNCQLQATAYHLGMMSPHFDHFFPDRPVDASHPEVLLDFNRCILCSLCVRASRDVDGKNVFALSGRGIDTHLIVNAKSGQLADTNFTLHDKAAQVCPVGVILKKREGFAVPIGERSYDKQPISATVEAKQEGY encoded by the coding sequence ATGAGCCATACGTTCACACTGGATGGCAAGACCATTTCCTTCGAGGAAGGGCAGACCATCATGCAGGCCGCCACCAAGGCCGGGGTGTTCATTCCGCACCTGTGCTATCACCCGGAATTCAAGCCGCATGGCTCGTGCAAGCTATGCACCGTCAAGGTCAATGGCCGGCAGACGGCTTCCTGCACGATGCGGGCGATTGCCGGCATGGTGGTCGAAAGCGACACCCCGGAAATCAACGACGAACGACGGACGCTGACCCAGATGCTGTTCGTCGAAGGCAACCATTTCTGCCCGTCGTGCGAGAAGAGCGGCAACTGCCAGTTACAGGCCACGGCCTACCATCTGGGCATGATGTCGCCGCATTTCGATCACTTTTTCCCGGATCGACCGGTCGATGCCTCGCATCCCGAGGTGCTGCTCGATTTCAACCGCTGCATTCTCTGTTCGCTGTGCGTGCGGGCCAGCCGCGATGTCGATGGCAAGAATGTCTTTGCGCTGTCCGGGCGCGGCATCGATACGCACCTGATCGTTAACGCCAAATCCGGCCAACTGGCCGACACCAATTTCACCTTGCACGACAAGGCGGCGCAGGTCTGTCCGGTCGGGGTCATCCTGAAGAAGCGCGAGGGCTTTGCCGTGCCGATCGGCGAACGCAGCTACGACAAGCAGCCGATTTCGGCGACGGTCGAGGCCAAGCAGGAGGGCTATTGA
- a CDS encoding HlyD family secretion protein, which yields MSRTSPRKILLLVLVLACAAGLAFYLYLQRPAGLPAGLASGNGRLEAIEVDVATKIAGRLSELVPREGDMVEAGAVVARLDADDLRAQLRATEAQVEQARQAVDETRSGVRKSASDVSLADKSLKRSENLVGRGFITRDKLDRDQTGLEGARASMAQARSRVGEADAAVVAAEAKVDSLKVTLNDTALKAPINGRVLYRLAEPGEVLAAGGKALTLLDLSDMYMTIYLPTDKAGQVALNSEARIVLDALPGQAIPATVNFVAPKAQFTPREVETRTEREKLMFRIKVKADPAWLAAHRDLAKGGMPGVAYVRLDANTPWPANLQISGK from the coding sequence ATGAGTCGTACTTCTCCTCGCAAGATTCTGCTGCTCGTCCTGGTTCTGGCGTGCGCCGCAGGCCTGGCCTTTTATCTGTATCTGCAGCGTCCGGCCGGCTTGCCGGCCGGCCTGGCATCCGGCAACGGCCGGCTGGAGGCGATCGAAGTTGATGTGGCGACCAAGATCGCCGGGCGGCTCAGCGAGCTTGTGCCGCGCGAGGGCGACATGGTTGAGGCCGGCGCCGTGGTCGCCCGGCTCGACGCCGACGACCTGCGCGCCCAGTTGCGGGCGACCGAAGCGCAGGTCGAGCAGGCGCGCCAGGCGGTCGATGAGACACGGTCCGGGGTGCGCAAGTCGGCGAGCGATGTGAGTCTGGCCGACAAGAGCCTGAAGCGTTCGGAAAACCTGGTTGGCCGCGGCTTCATTACGCGCGACAAGCTGGATCGCGACCAGACTGGCCTGGAGGGCGCCCGCGCCAGCATGGCCCAGGCCCGGAGCCGGGTCGGCGAAGCCGATGCGGCAGTCGTCGCGGCCGAAGCCAAGGTGGACAGTCTGAAGGTGACCTTGAACGATACCGCGCTGAAGGCACCGATCAATGGCCGTGTGCTCTATCGACTCGCCGAGCCGGGCGAGGTTCTGGCGGCCGGCGGCAAGGCCCTGACGCTGCTCGATCTTTCCGACATGTACATGACCATCTACCTGCCGACCGACAAGGCCGGTCAGGTGGCGCTCAACAGCGAAGCGCGCATCGTCCTCGATGCCCTGCCGGGGCAGGCGATTCCGGCCACCGTCAACTTCGTGGCGCCGAAGGCGCAATTTACGCCGCGCGAGGTCGAAACGCGGACTGAGCGCGAAAAACTGATGTTCCGCATCAAGGTCAAGGCCGATCCGGCCTGGCTGGCGGCGCATCGCGATCTGGCCAAGGGCGGCATGCCCGGCGTCGCCTACGTGCGGCTCGATGCCAACACGCCGTGGCCGGCCAACCTGCAGATCAGCGGAAAGTAA
- the fabI gene encoding enoyl-ACP reductase FabI — protein sequence MNTFTEPTAVAQGNPALPLAGKKGLITGIANDKSIAFAVAKAVRALGADVALTYQNDKTAKYTQPLAESIGARLFEKLDVTQPGSLEAVIEKCGAEFGRLDFAIHSMAFCEADDLHGRVIDTSESGFDAAMNISCHSFLRMAKAIEPLMTEGGSLITMSYLGAERVVRNYGVMGIIKAALESAVRYMAYDLGPKGIRVFAVSPGPIMTRAASGIAHFDKLLESDAVKAPLGHTVTIEEVGALTAFLCTAGSSGMTGQTIYVDAGAHIVA from the coding sequence ATGAATACATTTACCGAACCGACCGCCGTTGCCCAAGGCAATCCGGCACTGCCGCTGGCCGGCAAAAAAGGTCTGATTACCGGCATTGCCAACGACAAGTCGATCGCCTTCGCGGTGGCCAAGGCCGTCCGTGCGCTGGGGGCCGACGTCGCGCTAACCTACCAGAACGACAAGACGGCAAAATATACCCAGCCACTGGCCGAATCGATTGGTGCCCGTCTTTTTGAAAAACTCGACGTCACGCAGCCGGGCAGCCTTGAAGCGGTGATCGAGAAGTGCGGCGCCGAATTCGGCCGGCTCGACTTCGCCATTCACTCGATGGCCTTCTGCGAAGCCGACGACCTGCACGGTCGCGTCATCGATACCTCCGAATCCGGTTTCGATGCGGCGATGAACATCTCCTGTCACAGTTTCCTGCGCATGGCCAAGGCGATTGAGCCGCTGATGACCGAAGGCGGTTCGCTGATCACCATGTCTTACCTCGGCGCCGAACGCGTCGTCCGCAATTACGGCGTGATGGGCATCATCAAGGCGGCCCTTGAGTCGGCGGTCCGCTATATGGCCTACGATCTCGGCCCCAAGGGCATCCGCGTTTTTGCCGTTTCGCCCGGCCCGATCATGACGCGCGCCGCCTCCGGCATCGCCCACTTCGACAAGCTGCTCGAATCCGATGCCGTCAAGGCGCCGCTCGGCCACACCGTGACCATCGAAGAAGTCGGCGCGCTGACCGCCTTCCTGTGCACCGCCGGCTCTTCCGGCATGACCGGGCAGACGATCTACGTCGATGCCGGGGCGCATATCGTCGCTTAA